A stretch of DNA from Oryza brachyantha chromosome 9, ObraRS2, whole genome shotgun sequence:
GCATTTCCCAGAGACAACGGAGTGGAGAGAATGAGTTAACTTTCTAATTCCAATAAACGCCCAGCTAATGGATTAAAACCCAGCATCTACATCCAACAAGGATGTACACGGCCAAGGCCAAAGAAACGCCCAACTTGACAGGTCTGGTCAGCATGTCACTTGACTCACTTCACATGAAGAGAGACACGGGTCACACGGCTAATGATACTCGTGAAGTAATTCTGGAAGAACAGGGCGTGCAGGTTGTATCTACCGACTGAAACATTTGATTATAAATAAGCACACGGCAATGACGGCATAGCATGCGATTACGCGAACTCAGGCATTTCGTCGAGCACGTAGTATGCAGCAGCCAGGCCAGCAGCAGTCAAGCGTGGACCAAGCGGCACCTGTACAAGCGAAGGCCTCGCGAGGCCGGCCCCGTGCAACGCGGAGGAGAGGCGGTCCGATATGCCTAGGGACTTCCACGAAGTGTTCTCCCCCGAGAAGAAGCCGTCGCCCTCGGAGCTGCCGGCATCGtcggcctccgcggcggccgtggcgagCGCGCGGGGCCTCGAGGGTGCCTCTGGACGCTGTGAcggagcgaggaggaggaggaggcggcggtggtggtggcgggcggcgggaggaggggagggcgcgAGGTGCGGGAGCCTCGCGAGGCGGAGCGCGAGCGGCGCGTGGCGGAGGTGGTGCAGCGCCATCGCGATGGCGAGGTGGAGTGCGGCGGATGGGCGCTCGGGTTGGGTTGGGTCGGGCCGTGTAATGAAGTCTTTTGGCGGCGAGGACTTCGTGTGTCTCGATCACAATAGTAAATAACTATCGGGTATTGATACCTCGTACTTATAATATCCATCATTGAAATTTAAGTCTATCAAAATTCTCATATCCGTTACGGGTATAAAAAATTCCCCATACCCGTACCCGCCTGGGTAAGCCTCACCCACGGGTCACCCATTTACCCACCTGacatgataataaaaataatacaatattttgatccAATTGTGGCAACCAGCCAACGACAAGGCATCCGCATCAGTCACACAATAACATAAATCCTATCAAATAGTACTTAAGTAGTAGCAGGCAATACATAAATCCGCGTAATTCCATATATGGGTTGAGGCTTAAATACCTAGGGTTTCATATATGGGCCACAATGTTCATTTGGGCTTctgggtatttattacccgcgggtaaacgggtatgggtatcATAGGAACGTTCTCATACCCGTGCATCCGTTGGGTGAAGGTATTTACCCGTTTATTTACCCACAGGTAATGCATTTAGCACATACTCATACCCTAATgaagtaaatacccatcgggtctcgGGTCGCGGGTCCCTATTACCATCTCTAACTTGGggtagattttttatttatattttaccatttgtatattaaaagattatataattattaattatttaattatgatttgatttattgctCAAGACACTTTAACtatgaattatatttttttatatttgcacaaaatttaaattagaagaatagttaaatatagataaaagtCAATCGTGTTAGATTAAAACAAATTGAGGGAGTAACTAATATTGTACCATGCAATAGCTAGATATAATAGATAATAAGGGTGAGCGTATTTAAGCATGTCAAATTTGATTGTATATCTAGTCGAAGAAGAGAAATAAGGAGAAAGATAATGAGTGGATTACAAAATCCATTGAAATGAGACCAACCACTAGTATATTCGACATGTTAATATGTGTGATAAAAGAAGTATAGTTGAGCATCTTGCTTACTATGTCAATAGAATACTGCTGTATGGTCTATCTATATAACTGGATTAGATGACGTGAcgtataattatatttaatactctacccatttcaaaatataaatatttttagaattcaaattcTATACCACAATATACGTATTTCAGCAatgtttttatgattttaagcCTTCCAATGATTTCAAAGCTAGTCAAATGCTTAAAAAGAAAACGTAATCAATCTAAGttcaaaaattgattaataaaaTGACTAACGAAAATTTCTTTAACATCTCATTagtatatacaaaataatctaaaacttatattttgaaacgggtGGTATAAACTTGCTCTTGTTAGTTCATATCAAACTTATGGCACTACCAGGCTACCAATGCAACGATACTCTTTCCCTAATGCTCCTTTTCGTGTTTAGTGGCGAGAAGCCCTTGTTCGAAACCTAGGCTGGGACCGAGACTACGTtcagttcctaaaaatttttgggagagagGTCACATCGACACGTACGGTTACAcgtttgaagtattaaacgtaatctaattacaaaacaaattttagatttcacttgaaaaccgtgagatgaatctttttgagtctaattaattagtcattagcacatgttggttgttgtagcacttatggctaatcatgtattaattaggcttaaaaaattcatctcatgatttctcccatagctgtgtaattagttttaatgttcatgtatatttagtgcttcatttaaatatccaaagatttgatgtgatatttttagaaaaagtttttggaagcATAAAAAACCCAACCAGGAAATCCCAGATTAGGCTTGGCTCGAGCCCGATATTTGTAGCAAAAGCAGAGCCTAGGCCAGGCTCAAACCCCAGGCTTTATTGGGTCGAGGTGggcttttttggttttttttggctttctcGGGTTTTTTCGGGCTTTGTCAAACATTTTGGGTTTTCTGGCTTTAAGACCATTCTTAGTGGCCCTTTCATTTAACATTAACTAAGTATCACATCAGATTTTTTGATGACATAGCAAgaatttaattaggaaaagGAAGAGAATATTTTCATCCTAGTGAAAGGTTTGTAGTGTTGTTTTCAAGCAAATGAAAGCTGAATGAAAGTCTACTGAAGCTAAACCTTTATTTCATTCGGATCACGTGTGGGGTCCATCTTCTATTTTTCCTCTTATGCAGCAATTTGTATGGCACATATAATCATACTCTcatacaaaaatttaatggtCTATCAAGTTTATGAAACTGTGAAATAAAAGAGGTCATTGATAAATGACCTTTCATTTCACATAACAAAATTAGAATGCTGATGTGTAGAGGTGGAAACAAGCCAAGCCAAACCACTCGTCTCGTGAAAGCTTGGTCAAGGACAGGCCTTGCTTGATAAAGAAAACGAGTAAAAAATGATAGCTCGGCTTGTTTCAAAGCTCGAGCCAGCTTGGTCAGAGATGTCGGCGACGTGGGGGCGTTGAGATCAAGTGGCGCTGAGAAGGAAGGTAGGAGCCGGTGCAGCCGCacaggggagggaggcggtgcCGCGACTGTTGGCAACTCCTCTCGCCACCTAGTTGCGCTCGTCGTCTCAATCTCGGTGTGATGGCGGCATGGTCGCATGAGAAGCcaggaaggagaggagagtTTCTGTTGTGCGAGTGCATAATAGGTTAGGGTTTCTCTATTTCTCATAGGCCAGACAAATTGTTAATGGGCTAGGTCAACTTTTCCACTGCTCGACAATCCTACCGAGCAACCTGCGGGCTAGCGCGAGCTCAGCTTGATTTGCAAACTAGCTATGGGGACGATTTGGGCttggcttgtttagttctcgagtcgagccgagcttCACGAGCTCGAGCCAAGTCCGAGCCGAGCTCACAAGCCCGAGGTTTTTATCCACCTCTACTGATATGTCACACtcaaaaaccataaaataaaatatgccaAGTAGAATGACCTAATATCCAGACGGAAGACCGGACAGTGCCTGGGCCGGGCTTAGGTTAAACAGGCCTAGTCGCGAGACGCGCCACGCGCCCCACTCCGCGGCGCTCTGCCGATGAACCGACAGGGCCACGCCGACGCGTACCAAACCCCAcccgaaaaaaaaaggcccaaAGCCCCAAAACCATCCCAATGCCAACGGTCGCGTGGGGGCATTTCCGTCGTTTCGCCGCCCCGCAAACCCCCAATTTTTCAAAATCCCGCTGCCGAGAGCCGCGTCTCCATTCCCCCCATCATCTCCCGACCCGATCCaacctcccgccgccgccgccgcagccgacAGGGACGACTGCGATCGGGGGCGCGCCAGACAGAGCAGGTGGGTAGGGACTAGGGAGCCCCAGCCATGCGAcgggacgacggcggtgggggtgggggtgggggtggtgtAGGAGGGTTCAGCGAGCTCTTCGACTCCGTGCGCCGGTCCATCGCCTTCCGCACCAGCGCCGCTGCGCCCGAGCCACCGGGGCCTCtcggcggtgggggcgggaTCGGGGTCCGGATAAGCTCCTGCCTCCGGAAGTCGAGGGGGATGGGCCTGCTCGGGCTCATCTCCAAGAGtccgtctccgccgcgccgcctgctGCCACCGGCGCCTGAGTTtaccggtggcggcgcgggagggggagagggagagggggaggagaacCCGCAGATCCGGTGGCGTAAGGGCGAGCTGATTGGGAGCGGCGCATTCGGGCAGGTCTACCTCGGGATGAATCTTGACACCGGCGAACTCCTCGCAGTAAAACAGGTGAGGGCAGTTTCAGATGCGCGATTAGGTTTAATTTGTTCGGAGTTTTGGTGGTGTTTGGCATATTGATTAGCTCTTTTCTACAATTTACTTTCTCCAGGTTTTGATCGGGAGCAACAATGCGACGCGGGAGAAGGCCCAGGTGAGCAGCTATCATGCAACTGCCCTTTTATTTGGCtagaaaagccaaaaaaaaaaagaggaaagagagaggcATTTGAGCTGACATGAATCGCTCCGTGGTTTTGTCTATTATGGTCAGGCACACATAAGAGAGCTTGAGGAAGAAGTGAAGCTCCTTAAGAACCTGTCACATCCCAACATTGTTGTGAGTGGATTCAGCATGGattgcaaattttgtttttaaggtGGGCTAGATTGTTTTCGCTTGATCTAACTTGTGTTGTTTGAGAAGAGGTACCTTGGGACAGTCCGGGAGGAAGACACTGTGAATATCTTGCTCGAGTTTGTGCCAGGAGGGTCCATTCAGTCTCTCCTTGGGAAATTAGGTTCATTTCCGGAGGCAGTAAGTATCGTCTGTGGTTTGCAAATGGGTGATTTTATTGTGCAATACAAATTGATCCCTTCTATCAATTAATCAGGTCATTAGGAAGTATACAAAGCAAATTTTGCAAGGATTGGAGTATTTGCATAACAATGCAATAATACATAGAGACATAAAGGTACTCAACTCTGAAGTTTGAACAAACAATAACatgttttttcatgtatttgaTTTATCACTTGTTGTGTGCTTATGATGATTCCTGTATTTTTCAATTTCCAGGGTGCAAACATTCTTGTTGATAACAAAGGATGCATTAAACTTGCTGATTTTGGGGCATCTAAGCAAGTGGCAAAGTTGGTAAGATTGAAAACTATGTTCATTGTGTTGTTAAGGTCAAACATAATCCAGAGAACTCGCATGCTGTCCCATCTCCTTTTATCAGAATTGGACAACTAAAATCTCATTTGTCAAGCAGTTGATCAGTAGAGCTATCGTTTTGTTTCATTATGACACAGTTTAGTATTCTACTCTCTATGTCCCAACATATAACTACTTTTAGAATAGTgttaagtcaaacattttaaactATGactattaacaaaaaaatttaaagagaTCGGTCATGTAAGAATGATGTTACTAcatttatcactaaacaaaCTATTATAGTATGCAACTCTTCTTATTTAAAGTACTCcgtaacttatttttataaatgttatTGGTCAAAGTAGCATCTTGAAGACCGTGTCAAAATCCAAAACTAGTTATATGTTGTGATGGAGAGAGTATGGTCCTAGTTTGATGAAATTTTCAAACGAAAAGGCATGGGTTATTCCTGAATCTCCCATGTCTAACCACATCATTAGTCATTGCACTAAACCATCAGTCCGGCTTGTGGCAGCATGAGAGAGTGAGTTTGGTCCATGCAAATTTACATTCCTGGAGTAATAAGGTGTTTGCTGCAGCACAACTTGCCATGTGTATGCCATGAAAAAGAACATGTGCAAGAAGAAAGAGGAAGCAACATAAGGCCATAGCCCGATATAGTGCCTTTACATGTactagtagttttatagcatgTACTAGTAGTTTTATGGGGCTGTTGCTAAAATATGGCTACAGCAGAGCCTGCAGTTCTGCACAACGAAGCACAGGACTAGGGATGCTCCGACATTGAATTATATGAATAACAATTTAATAACAGAAAGTAATCTACTAATCTGATTGATATGCTGCTGTTGTGGTCTATTTGTGTTGTGGATGACGCCTTTTTAAAATCAGATTCTCTAATTCTAGTGGTCTACCGATGTTTATACATTGTTGAGTGCCCATGCATATCTTGCTCATTGTTAGTCATTTTGGCATGGCATCCAATACTGAGATAGTGAGATTGTCCCTTATTGGTAAATGATTACATGATATTATGTTGGGAGTTTACCTTTCTATTTTGGTGTGTATAACTTTATCAACAAATCTGAGTAATGCTTTCATGAAATGATGCTTAACATGCACTATGCATCATCATGCTTTCTTATCATAATTGTGTACAAGCTATCTGCCTGCTTCACTTTTACTTGGGTAGTTGGGTTATACATTTTTTGAGCTATTCACATACCAATGCCCCTGACAATGTTTCATGCTGTCAGGCTACTGTGACAGCTGCTAAAACTATGAAAGGGACACCTCACTGGATGGCACCTGAAGTTATTGTGGGGAGTGGGCATAACTTGTAAGTGGAGGAGCTCTTCCGGACTTCCATTTCGCTCCTTTTCCAGTCTGTATAGGACCCaaaattctctctctctctgcgcCTTGTATCTCTCTGTTGTTGTTGCTACAGTTAAATCTCACTGATAGTTTTCCCCCGTTTGCACTGCTTAAGAAACATAACTCTTAATAAGATGCTTTTAGAATGTAAAGGTGCAATTTTAAAGCAAATAGTGAGCCTCATCTATAACTATCCACTAATAATTCAACTGCTGTGATATTTATGCTGTTTTGTTTTTGGGAGGGCACAAAGCACTtaatgtaaatatttgcttCCTGAACTACATAATTACTCTAGTTTGAGTTGAAACATCACATTTAGTATCATTTTGTAGAACAAGTTGAGCAATTATGGTGAACACTATATGGTgaacactatatatatatatatatatatagatatatacgtatagttcagcaaaaaaaatgatatatggatatctaaatttttatcaAGAAAGTAAgtaatatattattgttatttttaaaaactatttcaGTATCATGTCAATTTTCTATTTGTTCTTATTTTTGAGCTGTTCCATATTGTCCATCCTCAGCTCTGCGGACATCTGGAGTGTGGGATGCACAGTCATTGAAATGGCTACTGGTAAACCACCATGGAGCCAGCAGTATCAGGAGGTAAGTTTTAATGATACCAGGACCTACACAAGATGAAACTTGTGTTTGTTAAAACTAACAAGCTCTTTTCAGGTTGCACTTCTATTTCATGTCGGGACCACAAAGTCACACCCACCTATACCTGAACATCTCTCCCCTGAGGCCAAAGATTTTCTTCTAAAATGCCTGCAGAAGTAAGCTATGTTGTCATCTCTGAGCTAATGTTTTGCCCAAAAGTTCTGCAATGGAAGtttctgatttttcttttttgatctGGTGACTTGATTATCATCTTTCTTGTTTCAGGGAACCAGAGCTGAGATCTACGGCATCAGATTTATTGAAGGTATGTATGTTTTCTGTGATGTAGCTGGCGGTATTTATGTGGTTCTAAGTGCAAGGTGTGTTGCTATTATTCAAATGTgacattttaaatattttcctGCAGCACCCATTTGTTACAGGAGAACCCGAGAACCTGCAGCCACTCAATCGTGATGCACAGCAGGTTGATTTCTAGCATAATCTGATGCTACTTCATCCATTTACTTGACTTCATAACTTTCTCTAAACATAATTAACAGGAAACTTGCGTTAATGAGCTCCCTGCACATGTGTCCAGTGCCTTGTAAGTTCTGTGATTTGTGAGTTGCTGGGacttcaattttgtttttctgttcaTGACGACTTATTCAACTGCTTGCAGGGGTTTAGACCATAACCATTCTGTCAACTGGCCCACTGTCAGTTCCAACAAATCTTCAAAAATCAAACCCTTATGGGAGGGTAGCTGTGATGAGGATGACATGTGTGAGTTTGCTGACAAGGATGACTGCCCAGCAATTGGATCTGTAAGAATTTTGCTTCAGctctgccttttttttaaaagcattTTATGTGAGCTATTTATTGGTTTCATTATCTGTCTGCATTCCAAGAATCATGCTGTGAATAAACAGCATTATATGACTAGTAATGTTATATTCCTGTCAATTTCAGAGCTACAATCCCATGTCTGAACCATTTGATAACTGGGAAAGCAAATTCGTTGCGAGCCCAGAGCAAAGTTCTCACCAGTCAATGGAATTTGGTGGGCTAGCCAAACACGCTGAAAGCAGCATGACTGAAAATGATTTTACATTTCCTTGCGAAGGAAGttgtgaagatgatgatgtaCTTACAGAATCGAAAATAAAGGCATTTCTTGATGAGAAGGTACTTAGCATTTATGAAATTACACAACCTCAGTACTTCACTAGTGCTAGTACTTCAACTATTGACTGGTTTTCTCACCAGGCTTTTGATCTGAAGAAGCTGCAAACACCTTTATATGAGGAGTTCTACAACACGGTGAATGCTGGGAATTCTCAGGTAGCTGACCATACTTCCAAGGGATTTTTCTCAAATAGTCCCAAATTGCCACCTCGAGGAAAGTCACCAACAAGTAAGATGAGAGGTGGTGCGGCAACAGCATCAACAtgtgataaattaaatagtacTAGACCCGAAAGCTGCAGCAGCCAATTATCAGAAGGCACTGTACAGAGCAGCCGGATTTTGAGAGAAATAGCCTCTCCTCAACTTGACGAATTCGGAAACAAAATCCATTCTGATGTCCAAGATAGTCCAAGGTTTGTGCACAACTGCTTTTAAACACAATCACCTTACTAATGCTGAAGCACTGGATCTGGGATTCATTGCAGTATACTAGTTATGTGCCCAAGTGTCTCATTGCATTGATTATCTGCTTTAACAATCAACAATCTAATTTGACAGACTATTTCTGTTAACAGTTTGACCTTTGCTGAAAGGCAGAGGAAGTGGAAAGAAGAGTTGGACCAGGAGCTTGAAAGGGAAAGAGGTAagtaaactatttgataatcTAAATCTATTCAATCTTGATATTCTGCTGAACTCTGTTTTCTCCTGTCAATTTTGTCAATTTTTCAACAGTGATGAGATTAGCTAGCTGTGGCAAAACACCGTCCCCTAATAGAGTGCTCAATGGGAAGCGAGAGCGACATCCTGCCCTTTGAACAGATAACGACAATCACTGTTTCTTCATTTCATCC
This window harbors:
- the LOC102715142 gene encoding mitogen-activated protein kinase kinase kinase NPK1-like, which produces MRRDDGGGGGGGGGVGGFSELFDSVRRSIAFRTSAAAPEPPGPLGGGGGIGVRISSCLRKSRGMGLLGLISKSPSPPRRLLPPAPEFTGGGAGGGEGEGEENPQIRWRKGELIGSGAFGQVYLGMNLDTGELLAVKQVLIGSNNATREKAQAHIRELEEEVKLLKNLSHPNIVRYLGTVREEDTVNILLEFVPGGSIQSLLGKLGSFPEAVIRKYTKQILQGLEYLHNNAIIHRDIKGANILVDNKGCIKLADFGASKQVAKLATVTAAKTMKGTPHWMAPEVIVGSGHNFSADIWSVGCTVIEMATGKPPWSQQYQEVALLFHVGTTKSHPPIPEHLSPEAKDFLLKCLQKEPELRSTASDLLKHPFVTGEPENLQPLNRDAQQETCVNELPAHVSSALGLDHNHSVNWPTVSSNKSSKIKPLWEGSCDEDDMCEFADKDDCPAIGSSYNPMSEPFDNWESKFVASPEQSSHQSMEFGGLAKHAESSMTENDFTFPCEGSCEDDDVLTESKIKAFLDEKAFDLKKLQTPLYEEFYNTVNAGNSQVADHTSKGFFSNSPKLPPRGKSPTSKMRGGAATASTCDKLNSTRPESCSSQLSEGTVQSSRILREIASPQLDEFGNKIHSDVQDSPSLTFAERQRKWKEELDQELERERVMRLASCGKTPSPNRVLNGKRERHPAL